In Brienomyrus brachyistius isolate T26 chromosome 14, BBRACH_0.4, whole genome shotgun sequence, the following proteins share a genomic window:
- the pomca gene encoding proopiomelanocortin a isoform X1 — protein MTRLSCRYWYKRREISSSDFTGNEQVRSRHESCSQQTEGEKPYQLRTTDLLQERKRKRSRWRPFLSAFTSPVSVVGLTMVVPAWLLAVAMLCAHGQGVTGQCWEHTKCRDLSSEKSIQECIEQCRSDLTAESPIYPGNGHLHPQSESDDGDGSVLLATLPTPEEETLTGYRGVGLPHENKRSYSMEHFRWGKPVGRKRRPIKVYAGVPEEEATGAYPEEERRDLLHDLDYALGESNLASEHPQSTIQEKKNRPYKMSHFRWNEPPASKRYGGFMKSWDEHSQKPLLTLFRNVIIKDAQQKKDTGNPQ, from the exons ATGACAAGGTTGTCATGTAGGTATTGGTATAAAAGGAGGGAAATTTCGAGTTCTGACTTTACGGGAAACGAACAGGTCAGAAGCCGGCACGAAAGCTGCTCCCAGCAGACAGAAGGAGAGAAACCATACCAGCTGAGAACGACAGACCTGTTGCAGGAAAGGAAAAGAAAGCGAAGCAG GTGGAGACCTTTTCTGTCAGCGTTTACGAG TCCCGTGTCAGTCGTTGGCCTGACGATGGTGGTTCCAGCTTGGCTATTGGCTGTGGCCATGTTGTGTGCGCATGGCCAGGGGGTGACTGGGCAATGTTGGGAACATACAAAGTGCAGGGACCTCAGCTCAGAAAAGAGCATCCAG GAATGTATAGAGCAATGCAGATCTGACCTTACGGCCGAGTCCCCTATCTACCCCGGCAATGGGCACCTTCACCCGCAGTCAGAGTCTGACGATGGTGATGGAAGTGTCCTGCTGGCCACCCTGCCCACCCCCGAGGAGGAGACGCTTACTGGGTACAGAGGAGTAGGGCTCCCGCATGAGAATAAGCGCTCCTATTCCATGGAGCACTTCCGCTGGGGCAAACCCGTGGGGCGCAAGCGTCGGCCCATCAAGGTGTACGCCGGGGTCCCGGAGGAGGAGGCCACCGGGGCCTACCCAGAGGAGGAGCGGCGTGACCTCCTCCATGACCTGGACTATGCCCTGGGGGAGAGCAACCTGGCCAGCGAGCATCCGCAGTCCACCATACAAGAGAAGAAGAACAGGCCCTATAAGATGAGTCATTTCCGGTGGAACGAGCCCCCAGCCAGCAAGCGTTATGGTGGCTTCATGAAGTCCTGGGACGAGCACAGCCAGAAGCCCCTGCTGACTCTGTTCAGAAACGTCATCATCAAGGACGCCCAGCAGAAGAAGGATACGGGGAACCCACAATAG
- the pomca gene encoding proopiomelanocortin a isoform X2 encodes MTRLSCRYWYKRREISSSDFTGNEQVRSRHESCSQQTEGEKPYQLRTTDLLQERKRKRSSPVSVVGLTMVVPAWLLAVAMLCAHGQGVTGQCWEHTKCRDLSSEKSIQECIEQCRSDLTAESPIYPGNGHLHPQSESDDGDGSVLLATLPTPEEETLTGYRGVGLPHENKRSYSMEHFRWGKPVGRKRRPIKVYAGVPEEEATGAYPEEERRDLLHDLDYALGESNLASEHPQSTIQEKKNRPYKMSHFRWNEPPASKRYGGFMKSWDEHSQKPLLTLFRNVIIKDAQQKKDTGNPQ; translated from the exons ATGACAAGGTTGTCATGTAGGTATTGGTATAAAAGGAGGGAAATTTCGAGTTCTGACTTTACGGGAAACGAACAGGTCAGAAGCCGGCACGAAAGCTGCTCCCAGCAGACAGAAGGAGAGAAACCATACCAGCTGAGAACGACAGACCTGTTGCAGGAAAGGAAAAGAAAGCGAAGCAG TCCCGTGTCAGTCGTTGGCCTGACGATGGTGGTTCCAGCTTGGCTATTGGCTGTGGCCATGTTGTGTGCGCATGGCCAGGGGGTGACTGGGCAATGTTGGGAACATACAAAGTGCAGGGACCTCAGCTCAGAAAAGAGCATCCAG GAATGTATAGAGCAATGCAGATCTGACCTTACGGCCGAGTCCCCTATCTACCCCGGCAATGGGCACCTTCACCCGCAGTCAGAGTCTGACGATGGTGATGGAAGTGTCCTGCTGGCCACCCTGCCCACCCCCGAGGAGGAGACGCTTACTGGGTACAGAGGAGTAGGGCTCCCGCATGAGAATAAGCGCTCCTATTCCATGGAGCACTTCCGCTGGGGCAAACCCGTGGGGCGCAAGCGTCGGCCCATCAAGGTGTACGCCGGGGTCCCGGAGGAGGAGGCCACCGGGGCCTACCCAGAGGAGGAGCGGCGTGACCTCCTCCATGACCTGGACTATGCCCTGGGGGAGAGCAACCTGGCCAGCGAGCATCCGCAGTCCACCATACAAGAGAAGAAGAACAGGCCCTATAAGATGAGTCATTTCCGGTGGAACGAGCCCCCAGCCAGCAAGCGTTATGGTGGCTTCATGAAGTCCTGGGACGAGCACAGCCAGAAGCCCCTGCTGACTCTGTTCAGAAACGTCATCATCAAGGACGCCCAGCAGAAGAAGGATACGGGGAACCCACAATAG
- the LOC125707219 gene encoding angiopoietin-2-like, which yields MTVLLLQGRVLVTVWSLWLASGSNETGIGEGRHASQCGEYSNQATANGTCRLVATVPQLEGRRCPDLFRCTDEVSYWLHENEEHKQQMADLKETISELQEELRNHRHRINVLELQHEDKNNLNLSVGQRFHALEQRNTEAGTLLHIHGALIYDMQMQLRNLSVLVEKVQRNPGCMINIIRTSPLLSTQEALHPEVQHVRNCPIDCASLYYNGVHTSGIYIVVPSLRTVPIEVFCDMETEGGGWTVIQRRQDGSVNFSCSWKEYREGFGDLQTEFWLGNEHIHEISSQGDYMLRIDLEDWKSKHKHALYENFRVGDEESGYRLRVTGFSGTVEDSFSWYHDKQSFSTPDMGNMCAEIAHAGWWYHHCFYANLNGVYYKGGRYSAKGKNLLGPNGIVWYSWKDSDYYSLKKVSMMIRPRTFRPRLSP from the exons ATGACGGTCCTGCTGCTGCAGGGTCGCGTCCTCGTGACAGTGTGGAGCCTTTGGCTGGCATCGGGAAGCAACGAAACGGGCATCGGCGAGGGCAGGCACGCGAGCCAGTGCGGTGAATACAGCAACCAGGCGACAGCGAACGGCACGTGCCGGCTGGTGGCCACCGTGCCGCAGCTGGAAGGCCGGCGCTGCCCGGACCTGTTCCGCTGCACGGACGAGGTCTCCTACTGGCTGCACGAGAAtgaggagcacaaacagcagaTGGCAGACCTCAAGGAGACAATCTCTGAGCTCCAGGAGGAGCTGCGCAACCATCGGCATCGCATCAACGTCCTGGAGCTACAG CATGAAGATAAGAACAACCTCAACTTGTCTGTGGGGCAAAGGTTCCACGCCCTGGAGCAGCGGAATACAGAGGCCGGCACTCTGCTTCACATCCATGGTGCCCTCATCTACGACATGCAGATGCAGTTACGCAACCTCTCCGTGCTGGTGGAGAAGGTGCAGCGCAACCCCGGCTGCATGATCAACATCATCCGCACCAGCCCCCTCCTCAGCACCCAGGAAGCCCTGCATCCAG AGGTCCAACATGTGAGAAATTGCCCTATTGACTGCGCCTCCCTTTACTACAATGGGGTGCACACCTCTGGAATCTATATTGTGGTTCCTTCACTGAGGACAGTGCCAATTGAAGTGTTTTGTGACATGGAAACTGAGG GTGGTGGGTGGACAGTGATCCAGCGACGTCAGGATGGCTCAGTAAACTTCAGCTGCAGCTGGAAGGAGTACAGGGAAGGTttcggggacctgcagacagagTTCTGGCTGGGCAATGAGCATATCCATGAGATATCCAGCCAGGGAGACTACATGCTGCGCATTGATCTGGAAGACTGGAAGAGCAAGCACAAGCATGCCCTCTACGAGAACTTTCG CGTGGGTGATGAGGAGAGCGGCTACCGCCTTCGTGTGACTGGCTTCAGTGGCACCGTGGAGGACAGCTTCAGCTGGTACCATGACAAGCAAAGCTTCAGCACTCCCGACATGGGGAACATGTGTGCTGAGATCGCGCATGCCGGCTGGTGGTACCATCACTGCTTCTACGCCAACCTCAACGGGGTGTACTACAAG GGTGGTCGTTACTCAGCCAAAGGAAAGAATCTGCTGGGTCCAAATGGCATCGTATGGTACTCGTGGAAGGACTCGGATTACTATTCACTCAAGAAGGTGAGCATGATGATCCGCCCGCGCACTTTCCGGCCACGCCTGTCTCCATGA